The nucleotide sequence AACAAATGTAGTCAATTCAATTATGTTGTGAGAATCCTTACACCTATGCCTACCCTACCGGGTGATAGCTTAattgaaaaaacattacaaaaactaacacacacaatACTAGCAATTATTAAGACtagctaaataaattaataagaaaCTTACATATGGACTGCACTTGTTTTTCACAATGCCAGGCTGTTCGAAGGCAATAAAGTCTTGAGAAAGGGAGAATGCATGTTTCAGATTTGGGATGGGGAACTGAGGGGTTACGAAACAAATGGGTGGGGGACCATTTTTGGCGCATCGTGGCATTTATTTGCAGCTTCAGCAGGTTTCATATCTACACATTTCTTAGAAACATTTCACAATGCTGAAATATTTGGTTTAATGTTCCTCTAATACATTCCTGAGCATTTGGATCAgcattttgtttataaatatacagcatatatgGGAAGTGAGCACTGGCCTTTATATAGTTATATTGCTGTTGACTTTCTGTACATCAGAGTGTTACGACCCGGTCTAGGGCCAAACCATAACAGGGTGTATGATAAGGGAAATGTGTAAGGGAATGTACTCCAAACTAGGGTTACAAAATTCTGGGAATATTCAAGGATGGAAACTTTCCATGGGAATTAACGGGAATTTTTGGGAATTAACGGGAAATAAcgggaataaaatggaaatatagccctATTTGCTCAGGCTGCATTTACCATGTCATAGGCAGATAGAAACAAACCTTTTACCATATCATAAGCAGACATAATTGCAAACATTCTCTATgacccccttccaaaaaaaaatgctttttttcttaacaCCTAAAAAAACCCCCCTAAAAACAGTCTTCCGAGTGTTGTTTTAGAATTCTATTTACATAGATAGTTGAAGTTCaagtttttagaaaaagtcaaGGAATGACAGACGtggaataaacattaacaaaatacatcCCATTTTACTGCGCAAGGGGTCAGTTGACCCTGTGGTTCTAGTGACGAGCAGTATACCGTGAGTAGTGCCAAGTAGCACACAATGTGACCAAAGATGGAAAGTTTTGAAGAGAAGCTAACTGCTTGTCCAAAATTACCAACATTTATACGACGTCTCCATGCCGCTTCACAGCGATAAAAATATCCTACTTATCAGACAACGTTAATttcatcaacaaaaaatattcgTTACAACCCCTTTTTCCAGaacgaaaacaaaacataatgaaataacaattCAGAATAGGCCTTGGGGGTTAAAGTGaacaatttataaaatattttacaatgaatgaatggaaataaattaattaaaactccTCAATTAGCATGCTCAATCAAGCTACATCACATGGTAACAGTTAGCTAGCAGAAGGTTGTTAACAAGGTATAAACTGTGTACTTTGCATTAGGCTACTATCTGCCAGCTAActgaaatatcataaaaaatatgaaatatattcacTCCAATAATATAATCAAAACTTACCTGAAAGCATGTAGTCCCTTGGCTCAGACAGTGCGGTAGTGTTGGCAGTAATGTGGGCTGCACACGTGATGGGaaaatgcactgtgcatgcagagggttgtaattttactgaattcctatttaaaggtgcagtgtgtagaatttagtggcatctagcggtgAGGTTGCCGATTGCAACCAACTGAATACCCCCCCGACCgctcctcacccctccctttccaacAATATAGGAAAAGCTACGGTGGCctgtaagttccaaaaatgatgtcatcgtcTACGACAGCATCAAGTAGCGAAGTGTCAAGTGATGAGgttccttgatagatttataaattgtatttagctatttagtctgtaaaactataggtcaTAACATACAAGTAAGATAGCgattatgattgttaattgttccgCATTGTGGTAGCGTTTtattgctaacattagctaatgttagctgctATGCATGAtaaatcatagaaagacatgatgcGTCACAAAagctattacactactaactaacacttacattacagtgtgaaatatcctcattataaaataccactaacctatttaaagtcactcaatttaaaaaataacgtatataaccgaaatattttgagcagtaggcctaatacttacatagcaatgatgaaatcttatctgttttcaatagatagagacagagtaaatcaatgatatatttctatccgcttctgtcttacaccagaaaacgatgtcaactaggtctatcagcaaacatatggcttagctatgcccagaagtcctcaataataacagtatttttcaaaaaattacgaaaaatcgttaacaacgttttgttaggtgcaacgtattttactgctaccacagagtgaatgcataagtgaatgtgatgataacAAACCTTTGATTATGCTGACCAATGAAACGCTAttataaaagcaaaattagacatgttatacatcgttagaaagcttatgctctcacctactgaataaatggattgtcaatcaagccagactgtactaaaaagggcgacaacgctgtaaacaacacgtgtggtattacgcacagctattttggaaggtacccaggcaaaAGCGCCCCCTCTAGAGCCGTTTGTCCATTCTGtgctactgtagaaacatggtGGTGCAACATGGTGGCCTCCGTGGAAGAGGACCCACtccctatgtagatataaagggctcattctaaggtaacgaaaacacaacattcttattttcatgggattatacactaattaaaacatgtttatgaatattatattcaatATCTGCCAAGTCCAttccgctagatgccactaaattctacacactgcacctttaaagggATGCTCGCAAATTATCAGTGATGTGATGGAAGAGTGCGCTGCTGAATGCCGTGCATggttacaattcaattaaatgggaatccttttaaccaaaacatgccataagacctagtattgcttttttaaatgtgtattccCCCCCAAATAAGTTCACGATTAAAAGGtaagatttttatattgaaattgtgCAGAATTCACAAAATTCCTAAGCTTAACTTCCCTTCCAAAATTTCCGGAAATTTACCGGAAATATTCCGACCCTTTGCATCCCTACTCCAAACTAACCAGTAACTCCGCTCCCTATATGCCTATCCAAATCTAACTGAAAACTGGCTAGTCTATGAAAGGTACTGGGCACAGGTCGGCTTTGAACGCTGAACTTCGGACAGTTATCCTGAAAACCAGAAGTCCGAATAGTGTACCCCAATGGAGTGTTAAATCTCCACCCAGAGTACCTTAAAAAATAATGGCTATgtataactgttacataatgagtattgtaccttatcggacctgtgttttgtagttgttccagtgaccctcagtatgcacttattgtacatcactttggataaaagcgtctgccaaataaatgtaatttattgtaataataaaggaaaaataacaaggCAAAATGACGAACTTGTGTCCCGATGGAAGGATttgtagtccagctgggaacacactaacTAACAGAGGCACTATACGGAAACCAGAGGGCAAAACTAGAGTCGAGGTCGAGATTGAGCaaatggtcaaacacaaaatccaatctGCAAACAGAGCGGGGCTAGGCCACAATCGGAATCGAAAATGAGAGCAAATGGTCAAACTAAAAGGGCTAAGGAAAGAGCCCGAAGGGCTATTCGGgaattggaataaaaaaatagggTCGAATACGCGAGGTCAAACAAAGCAATCACTATACACAACCCACCAACCACGAGTTTGAAGAGCTTGTCTCCACTGGTAGGTGACAAACAACAGCTTTTTCAAGCCGAGTAACAGGAGACGGAAACGGGCAATCACATGATGAACCGGAGAGAtgaaacacacaagcagacaaatGTGAACACAAACATACGACAGGGGTCGTAACACAGagcaaaatatttcactgaTCAGAAATGGGAATACATTAATAACTATAAAGAAATATACAATGCTGTGAAATGTTAATTTCCCTCATGAGTTAATTTGTAGAATTACCTTGTGGAACCCCAGGGCTGAAGTACCCCTTTACAACATGTCACATGATGGCAGAAGAGTCATGGTTCTGAGCTGCTTTGATGGCTCAGGACCTGGACATTGAGTCAACCAATGAATCCAGCATGAATTCTACACTGTGCCAGAGTATTCTGAAGCAGAATAAGTTGTACAGTCAAAAGTCTTTAGATGTAATAAAAGCACCTGATAACAAActctaaatgcaaaaaaattaagaCAAGGCGGTCCTGAATTCTTGCATGCAATGTGAGAGACAGATCAATATTTGTGGGAAATGTTTAGTTAAAGCTATTGCTGCTAAAGGACATCTTACCAGTTACTGAAGGCTTTGGTGGGAATTTACTTCTCATCTGGAATGTGAAATGTATGATTTTGTGTTGAGtcaattatggaaacactgaaTGTATTATTTGTACTATTTTCTATGTAACACCACCTTTTAATGTATCCATACTAGGATTTGTGTGATAATAAAATATCATTTGGATGAAGTAAATCTTCATAATGTCAGTTTTATATTACAAATGTACATCTGACataactgtggaaaaaaagacacaaaaaacgAATGGACACAGAATTACAGAGAGACTGcgttatttaaatatgttgtttAATATTGCTTACTTTTTCCATGAACGAAACCAGTGTCTTTTACAATGTAGAGACAGGGATGTTAACACAGGGATGTAGTAGATTGTTTAAAATATCTGAGTTAATGCATCATATAACAGCACACATATCAGGCATCATATTACCCCCATAAGTACTCTAATTTAACTaaggacagaaaaaaactttttatgaaAGTACATACTTGTTACAGACTTGCTACAAAAAGTTACAGCCAAATAAACCTGGGAATTACACTAGTATTGTCAGTATGATTTCTAAAACTTACAGATAGACAGATATAAGACAGAGATTACTGATTGCTTTGAAGTATAGAAGGCTTAGGTCCATATTCATATAGTATCTCAGGGCAGGAGTGCTGATCTTGGATCCAACCCTTACCCATTATGAGATAAAGGGTGATCCTGATCTTAGAGCAACAAGCCTACTATGAAACACACTATAAATGTAGAGCCTaatctaggatcagtttagcCTTTCCAGCTCAAAATGTATAATCGGTTAGGATATGGAGAGGGGAACCCTGATGCTAGATCTGCTCTATGACCACAGACACTGGAGCCCCAACTCACTACTCTGCAGCAGGAAAAATTAGGAAGCCATTGAAGACAATAGACCTGCTCTGGGTTTCGGTCATGTGGTTGGCCAGTTTGGAGCCCTCCTTAAATGGCTCCACCCACACCTTCTGGCCCTGGGTGAGCTTGAGGACCCCTCCTCCTGAGAGCACCTGAGATATTCCCCTCTTGTTGACGTCACAGAACCCCAGACTCTCCTGGCCCAGGGCATCACTCTTCAGAGCCAGACACAGGTTCCCCATGGAGGACATGGAATGGAAGACAAAATAGTAGACTCCAGCTATTTTGCAGGTAAAGTAGCCGGTCTTAAGGTTGAAGTCACCACTGATGTCTGCGAGGACAGTGTTGAAGGTCACCGGTGCCCCATTGTTTGGTTTATCCTTCACAGTTCGCTCAACAGAGAATGCTGATTGGTGCTGTCCATCGAGGCCACTGCTGTCTCCCCTTGGTCCTGGGCGCCCCTGGGGTCCAGGCAGGCCCTGTTGCCCATTTTCCCCTCTGTACCCCTTCGGCCCCATTGATCCCGGGAATCCCCTGTCTCCTCCATCCCCCTTAACACCTATCTTCATATCCACATCCAACCAGGGAGCTGAAAGCAggtgggattttaaaaaaccaaatggaattctataatgtattttatttaacacataTTTTACCAGAAACGTCCACTGATACAAGGCATCTCTTTTCCAAGGAAGatttcccattttattttctaaggTGGCCAAGAAcacagcaaatatttaaaagcatGTTACATTTCCTAAATGTGGAATACTCAGTTATGTACGGCCTTGCTCAGGCTGCAATCtcattttaaggtgaaaacaaaaatcatctGATTGTATGGCGCTCCAGGACTAGGGTTGAGGAAAAGTGCTTTAAGAGAAACCCCAAGAGACCTTCTTTATAAAAATTGTATATACAGTTGTCTTATTGTCTCACCTGCTTCCCCTTTCTGGCCTTTCTGTCCTGAATGGCCGTCTCTCCCAGGTATGCCAGGCTCTCCAGGCTTACCGTCCTGTACCCGGCATGTATCCTGGCAGATTGCCAAGCTCAGCAGCATGACAAGCCACAGAACCAGAAATTCATGTGCAAGGCAGTGCATCCTTGGAAAAACCTGCAAGAAACAGCAGAAAGTATGCTCGCTTATTTCTATTACAAGGCGACTGCTAAATCTCTTCTATTTTCAGTTAAGGGAATATGCAGAAACAAAGACAGTTATAGATTttacactttaaccacatagcaacaatagtacattttaaacatggaTATGATCCTTTTATTGTAATTTAGTATTTTTCTGGAAATGCTACAGCAACATCAGTTCTTTTATATCTCCTTTAGAGTGGTACAGATAGGACATCAAATATCTCAACAAACTCTTACAGCTGAAAAAttgacattctttttttaatctttggatttttcctttttaacatttgtatttttaagaaTCGATAGCActgtattattttcatgaaCATGGACAACTTACCAGTGTGTTCCAAAGTGAATTTATTTGATGTGTCAGTGTTCTTCGTCTTTTTGAGTTTTCCTGTCATCTAAGGGTGGTTGCTAATGAAGAGGCACAACTGGGTGCAAATGGCCAATATAAAATGACATGTTCTCAGTTTCAATTCTGCAAACTTGCAATTCTTCGACACAAGCAAATAGggaaatgaaaattaaagaaGATACACTGGCCATTTCTCTTTTTGCCAgccaaaaaagtaaaacaaaagtTGGGtgtctgttagagttgatttaacactggacattttactatgtaCTACAGTAAATGAGCATTGCAGCCATTGCCCCAGGCCTGTACCTGTGACAAAGCTGGGCTAGAGATACCCTGCCGACTGAAATCCTAGCTCCTCTTGGTGATGTAATTTATGTGTAGCCCTGGTTTGATACGAGTCTGTGGAAATATTGAAGGTGGTATTACTTCTTGAATGTGGTAGCCCTATCTACCAATTCTCAGAACCCTGATTGTTCTCAGTCTTTCACACTAGGAACAGCATTCACTGTAGCAAATGCTGGCCACATAAGGAATGCACCTGCTTAGACATTGGTGAGATTCCCAGAGGGTGATATGTTTATGTGTGGCATATTTGACACAAGTCTCTTATGTTATTCAACCTTTGTCTCATAGTTTATGTTTAGATTGCCAGTCTGAGTCATTGCCTTCACCTTAGTGGTCAAGTTTTTTTGGGCTTGTTGAGAGGTATAAACCTGAGAGATTGGGCTATGCTTTAGCTTGATATGTCACCCGGTTTCAATATACACATCTTTTGTGATATTAAGGCTTGTTCAAGGAgggcagtttttgtttttagaaatgtgtacTTTTAAACCAAGTATATTTAAACATTCTTCGCAAAATCACATGTACAGTGGTTTAGAGTTTCATCTGACACATTTGCCTCTATGGCAGAGGTTCTGCTGGCCAGAGGGAAATACTTGCGGGCAGCAGAGTGTACTTTTTCCTCATAAGGACAGCTTCCATCAGTCTGCATTGAGAAAtcctacataataatcaaataacaacatgTAAATTGCTAACTTGTCAGAAACTTGTTTATTCGATTTTAAAAATTAGCTACTTCCGTCTTCTGCGTAACCACTCTGGAGGGATACGGGGACATCCAGGTTGGGAACTCAGAATCAAAAAggcataatttaaataaaacactcatttgtaaaactaaacctctttataccacactgtagacaAGATCTTGGTCACAATCTAGCCTACACGTAAAAATTTCATTGTTCTAACTAAgtttataaatatacaaaagtatgaataaataaaaccaatgaACTTATAAAAAattctgcaaaacattttattactgagtttttcttgtaataaaatgtgtaatgatGCCCTCAGtgccattatttttctttataatgACCCCATTGATTTCGGTACAGCGTAAAGTGCATATTTTCTGAATTCAAAAGTGAAACATCATTGAACTGGCAGTGCACTTTTAAAGCAAGCCAATAGCTCTATGTACTgtaacattgtttatttatttccttgctACATGAGCTGTTGAAATGAGCTCAGAtagcaattttgttttgtttgtgtgtggaatgcCCATTGTGATTATATTGCAGGCAGAACATTTAGCTAAAAACCATGCTCCAGTTTGATGTCCGTTTAAAAACCAAAAGATTCAGAGAAGCACCAAGACAGCAAACCATACACTACCCAGGGTACAGAGATGAGTCAGTTGTAAGATTTAGTCAGTGGTTGAAGCAGTGGCGTACAAAGCtagttctgctgcagctgcagagatATATTGGGCtttaaatgaaacttttttttttacccaagaGAGGTGACTGGTCAATAACGTTAATCCAGCGACACATAAGGAACTACTGTagttgtttaataaacattaaGGAAATTAAGGTggacataaaaataattagctGCTTCTTGTTTGTGATAGTTAATTCctgccagctagctaactaataaaaatgtttttttaggaGTTAGGTGAACTTTCAGATatttttattgaagcaaactcaATAATATAGGTTCAGTCCGACAGAATGCTTAAATTTACGACAGTTTACTTTGACCCAGTTGATAAATACAGACAgtgtgtgccattttcttcacaccTCCACTGCCAAGCAATAGTCATGTGTTGATACctgagtgtgaatgtgtctgtctctcctctggccCACTGTTTAACACCTGAAagatggaggaggggaggagggataTTATTCTCTGATTCATAAGCTGGtggtatactcagtaagaagaaagaaacttcaggattgagaaccaccggcgaacatgtccacgaacacctTTGTCGGTATACAGTGAGAACACTGCACCATTTAATGTCACTCCACACCGCTGGGGGGCGCAGCTATTAACCAgggctggaatctcgcccagacctccgtctcgcggctacgTCATGGATGtgtaaagagaagggctacgtgagatcacaacacaaaacaaatagtttaaagtgtttaaagtggctttagtttatctagctatgcaaaagaagaaaaaaaggtgaaggAGAAGGTACGTTctccctctaaatcagagtaggacggagaatggagagttttgtctgtagcctacattcggcaaatgcagAGTTTAGACAAGGGGGTCCACTTCTCTTATTTACGAATGTGTcctaggcgttttgatgacttgctgaaatgagtagcaccattcatcaaacatgtgggaactcacagaaatcccatctctacagaagagatattggcgttgactctccgtacattagcatgtgaagtctgccctctgaactctcaaccgtgacgtaaccatccatgtgatatttggaccaacagctgagagggggagatcggagaacaagaaagacattttctaaaagttctccctggGCCTGTTGCACACTGCACCGtgaaaacacacaacaccacgtttttgttcttcagttgttctcattgcgtctttttgctcaaaaagttctacttcttactAAGTATAGCGCCTACTTTATTCTTATTCTCTGATCATCGAACATTATCAGCGGaataatgtatatttacattgtaggctactgtaggctATTGTGCTACTGTGGAATtaaattcacacaaacaaatatatttgaagaAAAGTGTTTTAATTGGGACGGCAGGTATgccaagttacagcttggtggggtggcacgccccatacctatacagcacattGTGGTTATTTGGGTTTTCCAccaaaataaccacaatgaccacaggtGCTCattccttaaaaacattcatttctgtaccttctgacctcatgtgaacagacagaattcacaagctattacacacgtacacacaataAATCCctaaacttaggggattttgtgttttttcctcctcctttttcctgccgattacatcatcacaaatgttccaggcccacaaagaatatgtctccccattggacatttagctacatgaaccaataaaaataaCGGATGCGCACGCAAAATGGATATATAGCCTATAGGAGCTACTTCACTACTGCTGTCCAAAGGCTAACcgcagtaactacatttttggtCGAAACTGAGTTAACTAAAAATAACTTCTTGATATCTGTTTTATCTTGTGACAAAGTTTCAGAGTtaaattttgctttgttttggagaaaaaactgtataaaaattgcAGTAACTACAAAACCCGACTCAAAACCATGGCAGACCGCAGTAAGTGAAGTTACGGCGGTCTGCTTTGGGATCCTACCGGCCGATTTAGCGCTCTACCCATCTAAGTTACCTCACGCGACTGCTTTGGGATTCTACCACCAGCCGATTTCACCCATCTAACCTCACACAACAAAGCCGTTTAAGATGGCACTATCCAGGGGAAAGAGGATAGTGGAACTggtgttgaaaagaaaataccCAGGTAGGCTAAGTAACGATGACATTAAGCGTTGAGAAACTAGCACATTATAAAACACCTGTCAGCCTCGCTACACATGCTGACTGACAGGCgatgtttagttagctagcgttagcttaCCTGCTCCCTGAAAGCTGTAACATTATCATCTGTAACTTCACATCATCGCCAATGCTATGTCATGCACTTCAAGACtgtttacaatctagcctacACATTGtggatatttgccatgaatacgagtgcggagaaagaagtgcatgtatccgcaaataatgttgattaaaaatgtgcacaatttcgtactgcaaatgaaaataaatgtaggctatacggcctaggctactcgctaaaactgcctatttgggtagagctatgatagtattgagtagcctattttgtggattaattgtattgatactcaaggaaaatctgGGAAGTTTCTGctactgcttagtgattaaaacagatttttctaaatcgcatttatcatttaatctccctaacaattcgaagaagctgtgtgtcacattccgattgattagtcagatcgtttgcatgcttgttaatcactgaaatttaattaaaacagtttgagatccaTTAGTTTAAAGGAATGTTTTgtgccccaccaattttcagctcacctgaaaattggtggggcacaaaaacatgtaataaaacatgtaatataataaacacattttactgtgattcagtgtagccttgtatttattcattgtgttaaattgtaaagacaaggataatgaaaattattaatgtgaCTCATCAAGGCAACAACAGTGGTGGCGGTGACAACGATGGTGAAAttgaagatgatgatgcaaagtttaattgataggaaaataattatctagataggtgaataagtaaaaaagtgaaatgaaatgatattaagacTAAAATATGACGTCTAACTTCTCAATTTGTCCAgacttaattaaacatgcacaaatccaTACGTAGAGTTGTTAAAtactgttaaatacaattataacaaaatcagtgtcaaaatagtttttgttcactgaaaacacaatataaaagctgagaacattgtagttactgcactttgcttttgcattgctcTTAGAACCATTTATAGCAATGCAAAGGCAGAGTGCAGTAACTGCATttttggggtcaaaggtcaaatcagccatcatggtttttgggcatagaaattacctcatgaatacatgtacaattagtgcaatatcactgatataccTGTAACccatttggctggccagttaaaatactttaaagccatttttctcagttttaccctttgcaTAGTTACTGCAGTTCGGCTTTGTAGGGCAGACTAGTATGGATaagaataatacaaataaataataataataataataatgttgtacTTGTCatacacccaaagcactggaATTTTGGAATTATCAGTGCTTATTGTCACAGCCTTTGCTACAGATTCAAAGGAGTGCAGGCAAACGTGTTATTCTCTCAAGCATGTGATGCCACCTGGTGCTTGTTATCACACTGAAGTTTGTAGCACATGAGTTGGAGGAAAGTACTCTTTGTGCAGCATGACAGGCAGGCCACAGCAACCGATCGAACAGCTGGGTTTACTAGTGCACGGTGGGAAGCAGTCACCCAgggggctgccagccacagtcagcactggcacagtccagatttgATTAAGATACACTTTATTTGCCGATGAACACAAGACAACAggaatttgtttttctgcatgcAGTGCTGTGAAAAGTATTCCTGATTTTTGCTATTATTGCATACTTGTCACACATATGGatgttagatttttttcattaaagtaataatctcgcagattttcattaaaataaatgtctgttaagtcactatctattgcCGAATTAGGTagcacaatggtgattgagcctattattatattaatttatattattattattattattattattattattattattattattaataatataataatttatgattaaagaactgggtgtctgtggtgacattcccgggaaaaaatcacaagcggcgcatagttagtgatgcgttttccatcacccattagtggttggtccgccagagagggtagacgggggggggggggggggggggggggctaccaccggaccatgtcaagaaaggcaacattagtttagacaacgttgcgcacagtgtccatctctcatatcaggtaacgttgcgttagctagctagctaatgtaattaacacaatttaatgtcagctaacaattagaaaaaattctagctaatgctaccgactggtactaacctcgcaaaacgtctctcgaatgcaatgctaccttgcaatgtagctaactaaaggtcagttcagatcaatgattcgctacgagactggatgcaacttgctaaattccaagacgtctgattgtaaacgttctaactgcTCTTGGCGaattgacaaggtgggtcttttgaaaccccaggcaacggcttcagacgctctgcaactaaccagttcacaccgctgcaattttctctgcaacattctaaaaccgttttgtctcgttgcgaatcattgatctgaattggccttaacgttaccgttatttacattgccatcaaatgaaataatttttttaatgtgttttgcatttactcaggttccctgcCCTGTTTAATATCAAACccttcagtgtgacaaatatgcaataatagaggaaatcaaggtgggaaatacattttcacgGCAATATATCTCTCCTAGAGACATACACTTATCCTACAAACATGTATAATATCATCACAGAGTTCAGAGCGCAGGGTCAGCTACCGAACAGTGCCCCCTGGAGCAGTCaatgccttgctcaaggacacttcggtAGTGTTGGTGGACACAATAGGTGTAACCCTCCAGTCACCCTCTAGTTGCTTGCCCACAAATGGAACTCACCTGCT is from Anguilla anguilla isolate fAngAng1 chromosome 9, fAngAng1.pri, whole genome shotgun sequence and encodes:
- the c1qa gene encoding complement C1q subcomponent subunit A codes for the protein MHCLAHEFLVLWLVMLLSLAICQDTCRVQDGKPGEPGIPGRDGHSGQKGQKGEAAPWLDVDMKIGVKGDGGDRGFPGSMGPKGYRGENGQQGLPGPQGRPGPRGDSSGLDGQHQSAFSVERTVKDKPNNGAPVTFNTVLADISGDFNLKTGYFTCKIAGVYYFVFHSMSSMGNLCLALKSDALGQESLGFCDVNKRGISQVLSGGGVLKLTQGQKVWVEPFKEGSKLANHMTETQSRSIVFNGFLIFPAAE